The following are encoded in a window of Haloarcula halophila genomic DNA:
- a CDS encoding DUF58 domain-containing protein produces the protein MSADGGSVHQTGRWLGLTGAALLAAAVGLVAQTPSLVLLGGVGAALGAYDRVAVPPATSVAIERSIEPTDPGVGESVTVRLTVRNEGDRTLPDVRVADGVPETVRVVDGTASVGTSLRPGASTTVTYEMTGGNDRCVFDPATVVVRDVVGVVARHDRVAVSPDSVTWKRPSGKAMLPLIPAVYRRPGQVPVDDGGSGQSFYAVRERRPNDPLSRVDWNRYARTGELTTVEFQREQAATVIVVVDTRQAAAVAPGETAQTAVERSTTAALALVEGLPEDGHAVGLAALSPQESWLPPGQSEAHRRQARDRIREDRAFTATPVTESPDVDRLFAQLPEAANVIFLSPLCDDESATVARRLAARGHPVTVVSPDATATDTAGHRLAHLERGDRLRELRAAGVEVYDWDQGTSLQGLLGQAGGGR, from the coding sequence ATGAGCGCCGACGGCGGAAGCGTCCACCAGACCGGTCGCTGGCTCGGGCTGACCGGGGCCGCGCTGCTGGCCGCGGCGGTCGGACTGGTCGCACAGACGCCCTCGCTCGTCCTGCTTGGCGGTGTCGGGGCGGCACTGGGTGCCTACGACCGGGTCGCGGTCCCGCCGGCAACCAGCGTCGCCATCGAGCGATCCATCGAGCCGACGGACCCCGGCGTCGGCGAGTCGGTCACCGTCCGGCTGACGGTGCGCAACGAGGGCGACCGGACTCTGCCGGACGTCCGCGTGGCCGACGGCGTCCCCGAGACGGTCCGGGTCGTCGACGGCACCGCGTCGGTCGGGACCAGCCTCCGGCCGGGCGCGAGCACGACCGTGACCTACGAAATGACCGGCGGGAACGACCGCTGTGTGTTCGACCCGGCGACGGTCGTCGTCCGGGACGTGGTCGGCGTGGTCGCACGCCACGACCGGGTCGCGGTCAGCCCGGATTCGGTCACCTGGAAGCGCCCCAGCGGGAAGGCGATGTTGCCGCTGATCCCGGCGGTGTACCGCCGGCCCGGACAGGTCCCGGTCGACGACGGCGGCTCGGGCCAGTCGTTCTACGCCGTCCGGGAGCGCCGGCCCAACGATCCGCTCTCGCGGGTGGACTGGAACCGCTACGCCCGCACCGGCGAGCTGACGACCGTCGAGTTCCAGCGCGAACAGGCGGCGACGGTGATCGTCGTCGTCGATACACGGCAGGCCGCCGCCGTCGCGCCCGGCGAGACGGCCCAGACCGCCGTCGAGCGGTCGACGACGGCCGCGCTCGCGCTCGTCGAGGGGCTTCCCGAGGACGGCCACGCGGTCGGGCTAGCCGCACTCTCCCCCCAGGAGAGCTGGCTCCCCCCGGGACAGAGCGAGGCCCACCGCCGGCAGGCCCGGGACCGAATCCGGGAGGACCGCGCGTTCACCGCGACGCCGGTGACCGAGTCTCCCGACGTCGACCGGCTGTTCGCACAGCTCCCGGAAGCCGCGAACGTCATCTTCCTGAGCCCGCTGTGTGACGACGAGAGCGCCACCGTCGCTCGCCGGCTGGCCGCCAGAGGCCACCCGGTGACGGTGGTCAGCCCCGACGCGACGGCGACCGACACCGCCGGCCACCGGCTAGCCCACCTAGAGCGGGGCGACCGGCTCCGGGAACTGCGGGCGGCCGGCGTCGAGGTGTACGACTGGGACCAGGGCACCTCCCTGCAGGGACTGCTCGGGCAGGCCGGAGGGGGTCGGTGA
- a CDS encoding DUF7519 family protein, protein MASETGQWCALAAGIATVGTLFTAGIGPLSTGAGVVALVVLAGSWIADSGSLANLTGAALFAEVLLAGVQGASTTTVLAAGVGTVLAWTFAHSALELRDDLGEARSRRLELSHTAGTTALVAGAAIVAAVLFRASSFELPPLALAALVLAGVALTAALRR, encoded by the coding sequence ATGGCGTCCGAAACGGGACAGTGGTGTGCGCTGGCGGCGGGCATCGCGACCGTCGGGACGCTGTTTACCGCGGGAATCGGCCCGCTTTCGACGGGCGCCGGCGTCGTCGCGCTCGTCGTGCTGGCCGGGAGCTGGATCGCCGACAGCGGGTCGCTGGCGAACCTGACCGGTGCGGCGCTGTTCGCCGAAGTCCTGCTCGCGGGCGTCCAGGGTGCCTCGACGACGACGGTACTGGCCGCCGGTGTGGGGACGGTACTGGCCTGGACGTTCGCCCACTCCGCGCTCGAACTCCGGGACGACCTGGGCGAAGCGCGGAGTCGACGCCTGGAGTTGAGCCACACCGCCGGGACGACGGCACTCGTGGCCGGTGCCGCGATCGTCGCTGCGGTGTTGTTCCGGGCGAGTTCCTTCGAGTTGCCGCCGCTGGCCCTGGCCGCGCTCGTTCTCGCAGGTGTGGCCCTGACGGCAGCGCTCAGGCGGTGA